From the Desulfovibrio sp. JY genome, one window contains:
- a CDS encoding PAS domain-containing protein: MPWMRLQSLRTRLFLLVFLALLPAIVLHVASTLEKRNTARQAAKEGLTTTAQLAAANLHSVLKSAGEALQGLSTLPEIVSMQPLPAEKLLIKVKEYFSDFATLALLSPDGTIVASNLPGGREINYSGRPWVRRALTGEALAIGRVTVGSRTGLPDMALASPVRDPTGKIIGVCTLSLRLSWFSKVFSDNAMPPEAAACLLDARGTVLAAWPEGSRPIGHPLPDAATIMADHAHAPKTVRTGAGPDGSASFETLVPVMVDGRDSLYLQLGLPVKTVVASLERTMLRDLGFLAISLTLALLAALVFSNTTLLRPTRQLVRVATAMARGELSSRLDIGPGYGELSELGRALEAMADGLRERIRFTQEIIDAIPAPVFYKGLDGRYMGCNKAYETMMARPLGNILGKLSREIHTPEIARQCEETDREVLTTRRRTIQFEMDARLADGAWHDLLVTKSSFENASGVTAGIVGVTLDITTLRRSEMALYDSEAKYRTLLASMRDGFVVVGKDNRIVESNPAFREMLGYSLEELNRLSYPDITPEIWHAPEEAVLRTVVDTHGFSGIFEKEYRRKDGSIFPAALRLQRYPSRGDDERRYFAIVRDVTEDKAIEADLRAAKEAAETANRAKSDFLAKMSHDIRTPLNAVIGMTELTLGTSLSPQQRDALETARESAASLLALINDILDISKIEARKLELASEPFDLRRTLAGITRSMRAQAKGKELHLVLAIAPETPRYVTGDAMRLRQILLNLVGNGIKFTNQGSVSLTVGPDTRQTESDGRPAITFTVSDTGIGIAPEKLEGIFDMFAQADTSINRQYGGTGLGLAICRELVRLMGGSIVAESTPGAGSRFRITLPLPPASPPATTEKPATNTTTDPAAPHPEPRSLRVLLVEDNPVNVKVARTYLSRRGYAFLVAEDGGKALAILETAPIDVVLMDVEMPGMDGLEATRRLRAGLAGPVNQNVPVVAMTAHALSDVRKRCLEAGMNDYLTKPLDFHALDALLDGIPRRDHTPGVREVRPDDTPLALDTQEALSRLDGDMELLRELQGDFLRQYPRKLRLIDLCMDNENWDEATLAAHSLKNIAGAVGAEASRQGAGRLETHLRQADYDAASDALATIKALLRQAAEALQAEREREGEETGGKPF; the protein is encoded by the coding sequence ATGCCCTGGATGCGGCTGCAAAGTCTGCGCACGCGTCTTTTCCTGCTTGTTTTCCTGGCCCTGCTCCCCGCCATTGTGCTCCATGTCGCCTCGACGTTGGAGAAGCGCAATACGGCGCGCCAGGCGGCCAAGGAAGGCCTTACGACCACCGCGCAACTCGCCGCGGCCAATCTGCATTCCGTCCTCAAGAGCGCCGGCGAAGCCCTCCAAGGGCTGTCCACTCTGCCCGAAATCGTCTCCATGCAGCCGCTCCCGGCCGAAAAACTCCTGATCAAGGTCAAAGAGTACTTCTCCGATTTCGCAACACTCGCCCTGCTGTCTCCCGACGGGACCATCGTCGCCTCCAACCTCCCCGGTGGGCGGGAGATCAACTACAGCGGCCGTCCCTGGGTGCGCCGCGCCCTGACCGGCGAGGCACTGGCCATCGGCAGAGTCACCGTCGGGTCCCGCACCGGCCTGCCCGACATGGCCCTGGCCAGCCCGGTGCGGGACCCAACCGGCAAAATCATCGGCGTATGCACGCTCAGCCTGCGCCTCAGCTGGTTCTCAAAGGTCTTTTCCGACAACGCCATGCCGCCCGAGGCCGCGGCCTGTCTGCTCGACGCCCGGGGCACGGTCCTGGCCGCCTGGCCCGAAGGCTCCCGCCCCATCGGCCACCCCCTGCCCGATGCCGCCACGATCATGGCCGACCATGCCCACGCGCCAAAGACGGTTCGAACCGGCGCCGGCCCCGACGGCTCCGCCTCGTTCGAGACGCTCGTACCGGTCATGGTCGATGGCCGCGATTCCTTGTATCTCCAACTGGGCCTGCCGGTAAAAACCGTCGTCGCGTCCCTTGAGAGGACCATGCTCAGGGATCTGGGATTTCTCGCCATAAGCCTGACGCTGGCCCTTTTGGCCGCCCTTGTCTTCAGCAACACCACCCTGCTGCGGCCCACCCGGCAGCTTGTCCGGGTGGCCACGGCCATGGCGCGCGGGGAACTCTCGAGCCGCCTGGACATCGGACCGGGCTACGGCGAGCTTTCGGAACTGGGCCGGGCCCTGGAGGCCATGGCCGACGGCCTGCGCGAACGCATCCGTTTCACCCAGGAAATCATCGACGCCATTCCGGCGCCCGTGTTCTACAAGGGTCTCGACGGCCGCTATATGGGCTGCAACAAGGCCTACGAAACCATGATGGCGCGCCCCCTGGGCAACATCTTGGGCAAACTCTCCCGGGAGATCCACACGCCGGAGATCGCGCGGCAATGCGAAGAGACGGATCGGGAGGTCCTGACCACGCGGCGGCGGACCATCCAGTTCGAGATGGACGCGCGTCTGGCGGACGGCGCCTGGCACGACCTGCTGGTGACCAAATCCAGTTTCGAAAACGCCTCGGGCGTCACGGCCGGTATCGTTGGCGTGACGCTGGACATCACCACCCTGCGGCGTTCCGAGATGGCGCTTTACGATTCGGAAGCGAAATACCGGACACTCCTCGCCTCCATGCGCGACGGCTTCGTGGTGGTCGGCAAGGACAACCGCATCGTGGAGTCCAACCCGGCCTTTCGGGAAATGCTCGGCTACAGCCTCGAGGAACTGAACCGGCTGTCCTACCCGGACATCACGCCGGAGATTTGGCACGCGCCCGAGGAGGCCGTGCTGCGCACCGTCGTCGACACCCACGGCTTTTCCGGCATTTTCGAAAAAGAATACCGGCGCAAGGACGGCAGCATCTTTCCCGCAGCCCTGCGCCTGCAACGCTACCCCTCCCGGGGCGACGACGAGCGGCGCTATTTCGCCATCGTGCGCGACGTCACCGAGGACAAGGCTATCGAAGCCGACCTGCGCGCCGCCAAGGAGGCGGCGGAAACGGCCAACCGGGCCAAAAGCGATTTTCTGGCCAAAATGAGCCACGACATCCGCACGCCGCTCAATGCCGTCATCGGCATGACCGAGCTGACCCTCGGCACGTCGCTGTCCCCCCAGCAGCGGGACGCCTTGGAAACCGCCCGCGAATCCGCCGCCAGCTTGCTGGCGCTTATCAACGACATTCTCGACATCTCCAAGATCGAGGCCCGCAAGCTGGAGCTTGCAAGCGAGCCCTTCGACCTGCGCCGCACCTTGGCCGGGATCACACGGTCCATGCGCGCCCAGGCGAAAGGCAAGGAACTGCACCTGGTCCTGGCCATCGCCCCCGAAACGCCCCGCTATGTCACGGGAGATGCGATGCGCCTGCGCCAGATTCTGCTCAACCTCGTCGGCAACGGGATCAAATTCACCAACCAGGGCAGCGTGTCCCTGACCGTCGGCCCGGACACGCGGCAAACCGAATCGGACGGCCGCCCGGCCATCACCTTCACCGTGTCGGACACCGGCATCGGCATCGCACCCGAAAAGCTCGAAGGCATTTTCGACATGTTCGCCCAGGCTGACACCTCCATCAACAGACAATACGGCGGCACGGGCCTCGGGCTGGCCATCTGCCGCGAACTGGTGCGGCTGATGGGCGGTTCCATCGTTGCCGAAAGCACGCCGGGAGCCGGAAGCCGCTTTCGCATCACCCTGCCCCTGCCGCCGGCATCGCCGCCGGCAACGACCGAGAAGCCCGCGACCAACACCACGACGGACCCGGCCGCCCCCCACCCGGAGCCGCGGAGCCTGCGCGTCCTTCTGGTCGAGGACAACCCGGTCAACGTGAAGGTGGCACGCACCTATCTGTCCAGGCGGGGGTACGCCTTCCTGGTGGCGGAAGACGGGGGCAAGGCGCTGGCGATACTGGAAACCGCCCCGATCGACGTGGTGCTCATGGATGTCGAGATGCCGGGCATGGACGGCCTGGAGGCGACCCGCCGGCTTCGGGCGGGGCTGGCCGGTCCCGTCAACCAGAATGTGCCGGTGGTGGCCATGACCGCCCACGCCTTAAGCGACGTCAGGAAGCGCTGTCTGGAGGCGGGCATGAACGATTATCTCACCAAGCCGCTGGATTTTCATGCCCTGGACGCCCTTCTGGACGGAATCCCCCGGCGGGACCACACGCCGGGCGTCCGCGAAGTCCGGCCAGACGATACGCCCCTGGCCCTGGACACGCAGGAGGCCCTGTCACGCCTGGACGGGGACATGGAGCTGCTGCGGGAACTGCAAGGCGACTTTCTGCGGCAATATCCACGCAAGTTGCGCTTGATCGACCTGTGCATGGACAACGAGAACTGGGACGAAGCCACCCTGGCCGCCCATTCGCTTAAAAACATCGCCGGCGCGGTCGGGGCCGAGGCCTCGCGCCAGGGAGCCGGACGCCTTGAAACACACCTGCGTCAGGCCGACTACGACGCCGCTTCCGACGCCCTCGCCACCATCAAAGCCCTGCTGCGCCAAGCCGCCGAGGCCCTCCAGGCGGAGAGGGAGAGGGAGGGGGAAGAGACTGGGGGGAAACCTTTCTGA